In Serinus canaria isolate serCan28SL12 chromosome 4, serCan2020, whole genome shotgun sequence, the sequence TTGTATGATGTAAAAGTGCATTTTATTAATTTGCTGATATGAAAAAGTTTGAAAATGGATGGCTTTGTAATTAGTGAGCTGTAAATAGTGAGTagaagtttttaaaactttgtcTTATTTTGCGAAAGATGGACTTGATTGTTAACTACAGCACTTTATCTTCTTGTTGTAGAAAGCCTAGTTTTGTGTAAGTCTGGGATGTTTGTGTGTAGTTATGTACTTATTGCTGCAAATTTTCTATAAGGGGGTTGACTCTTTTATTACTTGTTTAGCGGTAACGTCACGTTTCTACTAACAAAAACTCCTTCAGGATTTGGGTATTTAACAGAACGTTAATtgtataattaaaatttattatataACAGTGTTGCTCTGCAAGCATGTGAACAAGGGAATATAGCAAGCACATGAGACTATTACCAAATACTGAGCTAGGATATAAAGTTCTTGGAAGGGCTGCTGTAGAAGCCACGGTATGATTTTTGACACACTGTCCTACCAGAACTGTAACTTTTTGCTAGGATAATCATTTAACTACCACATCTCAAAGGCTAAAAAGTATCAGAAGCAGTGATGTTACCGAAGCAAGGAGTATAATAAAGGAGTGGACCCTTCCCTTCCATAGCTGTGTGAGAGTCTCTCATACATCAGTTTACCATCGTTTCATTCCATCCATCCAGGAGACTACACAGAAACAGAGAGGACTATGTGGAAAGAAGTGCTGAGTTTGCAGATGGTTTGCTCTCAAAAGCTTTGAAAGACATTCAGTCTGGAGCACTGGACATAAATAAAGCAGGCATACTTTATGGCATACCTCAAAAAACTTTACTTCTCCACTTAGAAGCCTTACCAGCAGGAAAGCCtgcaccttttaaaaataaaactcgAGATTTCAATGATAGTTATTCATTTAAAGACAGTAAAGAAACTTGTGCAGTCCTACAAAAAGTAGCCTTGTGGGCAAGAGCTCAAGCAGAGCGCACAGAAAAAAGTAAACTCAGTCTACTTGAAACCTCAGAATTAAAATTCCCAACAGCTTCCAGTTACCTCCACCAGTTAACTCTACAGAGAATGGTCActcagtttaaagaaaaaagtgaaaatctACAATATGAAACTTCAAGTCCCACTGTACAATTAAAAATTCCTCAGCTAAGAATAAGTTCTGTGTCCAAACCACAGTCTGATACTGCTGGTCTTCTGGATGTTATGTACCACGTTTCTAAAACCTCCTCAGTCTTAGAAGGATCAGCTCttcaaaaattgaaaaatatcctccctaaacagaacaaaattgAATGTTCTGGACCTGTAACTCACTCAAGTGTTGACTCCTACTTTCTGCATGGGGACCTCTCTCCTTTGTGTCTTAATGCTAAGAACGGGACAGTAGATGGAAcctcagaaaatacagaagataGTTTGGATCGTAAAGATAATAAGCAACCAAGAAAAAAACGTGGCCGCTATCGGCAGTATGACCATGAAATAATGGAAGAAGCAATTGCAATGGTAATGAGTGGGAAAATGAGTGTTTCCAAAGCACAAGGAATTTATGGGGTACCTCACAGCACTTTAGAATATAAAGTAAAAGAAAGATCTGGAACATTGAAGACTCCACCGAAGAAGAAACTCCGTTTACCAGATACTGGCTTATTTAATATGACAGATTCAGGGACTGGCAGCTGCAAAAATAGTAGCAAGCCTGTGTAGAATAATTGTTAGCAaattgttttgtgtgtgtgtatgtatgtcTGTATACACACACTATGTGAGAAATACATATGCTCACTCTGACAGAAGACGTGAAATTATACAGTTCAAAAACCACATACATGCCttttgaaaaatagttttattcaGGGTTTTCACTGTGGACAGAATTATAGAGTTGCTCACTTAATTCTGATAGTGTGTATTTAATATAATCCATGTATAAATAGGTGAAAAGATTCAGGTTTTATTTAGTAGTCACTAGCATAAAGATGTTTTGGGAAAACAAGTATTTGTCATGTGaagcataatttttaattggTGGAGAACCACTTTACCCATTCAATTATCCATCTTATTATGGAAATACACAACCAAGGGTTAGCAGACTTTTATAGTTCACAGAATACTTGCAATAAATTGTAAGTAACTCAGATTATACACAgcaagggattaaaaaaaaaaaaaagatagttCCTCACAAGGAAGTGGATTTGTGAAGTATTAGTAGGATATAGTagattctgtgaaagaaaaaaagttcattatttaaatatccAATACaagtaagaaaaacatttcattacaaaaatgtGTGTTTAGCAGgcataaactgcatttttttatcattttaagaaaattttgttGTTGGTTTAGAAAGAAATTGGTGTTTACAAAGTGTACACTTATGAAATCTGAGAAATTACTGTAGTTATAGAattattaaatatgaaataagaTGGAATACTAAgagcataaaataatttaaactttaacataattttcctttttagtttGACAATTAAGGTAACTTGTaaggtttaaaaagaaagttgGAATGCAACTTAGAGCATGTTCATAATGTGCACAGAATGAGCTtgagaatggtttgggtttgtttggttttttgtttaaacGTGCTGGTTAGTTGATGTTATGActacttaaaatttatttaaggaTTGTGTCACACTCCTATTGAAAAACCTCACTGTAACTGTAATGTATTTGCTGCTGTgacatttcaaaacattttcagtttatCAAAATGAATACCAAGTTACATTATCATCTTGCTAATAACCAAATTTGCAGTTCAGGGTCTTGatagaaatacaaatatgaAACAGTGAAGCTGTTTTGAATTTTCAATAATATAAATTCTTTATAAATTTGGTAGTTAGAAGTTAGACAgttcattttaaatacataacTTTTAATAGAATTTAAGGGAGACCAATTACCTTCATATTGCAGTTTTTACATGAATTTCAAAGTATTCACATTGGACTTTTTAtcacacttaatttttttatgtaatATCAAAATTATATGTCTACATATGAATGGGGGCTTGCTTCATACATTCACTACTGAACATCAATGCCCTTTTCCTCTCAACatgtaattttttctctgtgtatctaatttggcattaaaaaaaagactcTCCGACTTTTATACACATGGTGCACATgcacactttttttccccacttaaATTCCCATGTGTATTAATTAATTGTTAACTGTAGAAATGAAATGGGACATTAGATACATATGGGCCACATCAGGTAATTTATTTATAGATAGACTTGCCATTAAATTCAGTGCAGAGCGTACTGCAATACTGGTGGCAAAATCCAGCCCATATCTATTAACACTGCTAAAAAACGGCAAAATCCACTTTAAAACAGAATAATCCTTTGAAACTGCACAACCAGTATCTCAGTTCCTTGGTCTCTCAGATCTATACTGAATCTTCTTCAGTCATTAAGGTTTACTTGCATATTACAGAATCTCTCAGGCACATGatgattcttggggtgtcctgtgcagggtcaggagttggactcagtgatcctggtgggtcccttccaactcagcttaatctgtgattctatgattttaagCAGAACTGTACCTGATAAGGAGTTCGCCGAACAGCAGATGTCAGGGtcatctttcatttaaaaagaattaagCCATATTTTGTGTGGGCCAGAAAGATTAATTTGTGAATATATCCCcactgaaaaatgcagctgaaaaaactgcattaaaagTTTCAACATCTGTCTTTATACAGTTTTCCTTGCAAAAATCTGAGGCTTCAATACATTGCCTAATATTTGTACCATACTGACGTTTTCTACTCCTCAGACATTGTTAGAAATTTGAGTCAGAACTTTATATTGAAGGCAAGTGACAGTACTCTTTTTATATCATTTAAAAGATGACCTGACCAAAAATTTAACAGGATTCATAAAATCAGGGATCATTTTACTATTGACTTAACAGTACTCAGTAGTTTTGTATGTaatattataattaattttcaacattttagtacttgtatttattttttggtcagaaatagtaattaaaatattttttgatagTTTATAGATGATACTCAACCTGTAAGTGTTTAAAGAACAGAACTATTTGTTTCTAATTATTAGGCTAACATTTTAATTACACAACtaaggaaaggcagggaaatgtGTAAATTCTCCTCCCCCAACCCCTATGTATTTCATTAATGTCATTTAAATTATACATTTTGAACTGTTTTGTAAATTCAGTTACCAGTCACAACTTAGTAATTGACAATttctgaaaattcctttttcagcagaattttaaaTGAAGGTGAAAGCAAGCCCTACATGCTTTCTACTTATTTGAATGTTTCTCaagtattttatattaaaaaacagTGCCTCTGTTTTTAGAACTACTGCTCAGTAAAGTTGTTTAAACCATTTCTGGTAGCTAATgacaattttatattaaattgtATATTAACTTTAGTGAGACTGATTTTTTTAGTTGTTTACAGTACAAATacttgtatttgttttttaattgcagtATTTCCATTGTCGCAGTAATTTAGTAAAACTCTGTGGCTGCCTTGATTTTTGACAGATTTTTGTTAACAACTGATTTTTAGGCAATTAGTTATATTTATGCATAAATCAATTGCACTATAATTcatgaattatttattacaaTATTTTCTAATGAATTCCATGTATTTGTCTTGTGTTGTAAATGTACTGtaattctgtttcttctttgtgtTGTTATATTCCTAAATCTGATTGTATGAATTTAATTGTTTAGTTAACGTGTTTCTACGTTGTAATTTGTAGTAAAGCACTTCAATGCTTTTGCACATAAATTTACAACACTGATGTGTGATTGATTTGCtcattcagtaaaaaaaaaaaagaaacaaaaacctgtACACTGACTTATTTGACTTATTCTTGAGGCACAAGATGATTAGCAGTGGCATAAGACCAAGAACTGTACAAATTAAGCTCATAATGACTAATTTGCTATGAGATTTTTATCAGAAATAGTAGCTTTAAGAaaggatgttttcttttctcagaatTGATTAATTACTTATGagaacaaaatcagaaaattaattttctaacaCCCCCTTTGGTTAGCAGCTAAAAATTACAAATAGTATGTAGCTTTTTTGAGGTACTTAGTTACTTAATaaagtcagaaaacaaacatttctgtaaGATAGATTTGTATTTCTCTAGTAGTTCCATTCTGTTTGTATGAGTACTTGAAATTATGTTCTGTTCCAGTTTTGTTGCTGTTCCTGGTCTGTACAGATCTTGCTAGAGTGCTCTATCTTCTCTCTGGCTGAGATGACAAGGGAAGGTTCTCTTTTGGCAGTCCTCTCATAGAGCTCTTCCCTAATAGCTTTTCTGGAGGAGGCCAAGTTTTACTTCTTTATATGTAATTTACTTCTTTATATGTAATTTATATGTAAATTAATACCCTGAAAGTCTGGGAATTAACCTTATCACATTGTTGCCTTTGTGCCATTTTTGGACTCTAGTAAATCCCCACTCCA encodes:
- the LCORL gene encoding ligand-dependent nuclear receptor corepressor-like protein isoform X4, whose translation is MEKGTEGMAAAAPAPPAAASQCRSPRCTAERRGVRRELDSWRHRLMHCVGFESILEGLYGPRLRRDLSLFEDCEPEELTDWSMDEKCSFCNLHKETASDRASVFGSSQSTPTEELSSQGQSNTDKIECQAENYLNALFRKKDLPQNCDPNIPLVAQELMKKMIRQFAIEYISKSSKIQENRNGSSFEPSLMCKSIQMNQTENSLQEEQDSPLDLTVNRTQEQNTQQGDGVLDLSTKKSARLEEPKYDPLCSENSVSGRLHRNREDYVERSAEFADGLLSKALKDIQSGALDINKAGILYGIPQKTLLLHLEALPAGKPAPFKNKTRDFNDSYSFKDSKETCAVLQKVALWARAQAERTEKSKLSLLETSELKFPTASSYLHQLTLQRMVTQFKEKSENLQYETSSPTVQLKIPQLRISSVSKPQSDTAGLLDVMYHVSKTSSVLEGSALQKLKNILPKQNKIECSGPVTHSSVDSYFLHGDLSPLCLNAKNGTVDGTSENTEDSLDRKDNKQPRKKRGRYRQYDHEIMEEAIAMVMSGKMSVSKAQGIYGVPHSTLEYKVKERSGTLKTPPKKKLRLPDTGLFNMTDSGTGSCKNSSKPV
- the LCORL gene encoding ligand-dependent nuclear receptor corepressor-like protein isoform X5 encodes the protein MEKGTEGMAAAAPAPPAAASQCRSPRCTAERRGVRRELDSWRHRLMHCVGFESILEGLYGPRLRRDLSLFEDCEPEELTDWSMDEKCSFCNLHKETASDRASVFGSSQSTPTEELSSQGQSNTDKIECQAENYLNALFRKKDLPQNCDPNIPLVAQELMKKMIRQFAIEYISKSSKIQENRNGSSFEPSLMCKSIQMNQTENSLQEEQDSPLDLTVNRTQEQNTQQGDGVLDLSTKKSARLEEPKYDPLCSENSVSGRLHRNREDYVERSAEFADGLLSKALKDIQSGALDINKAGILYGIPQKTLLLHLEALPAGKPAPFKNKTRDFNDSYSFKDSKETCAVLQKVALWARAQAERTEKSKLSLLETSELKFPTASSYLHQLTLQRMVTQFKEKSENLQYETSSPTVQLKIPQLRISSVSKPQSDTAGLLDVMYHVSKTSSVLEGSALQKLKNILPKQNKIECSGPVTHSSVDSYFLHGDLSPLCLNAKNGTVDGTSENTEDSLDRKDNKQPRKKRGRYRQYDHEIMEEAIAMFKLNS